A single window of Nocardia sp. NBC_01327 DNA harbors:
- a CDS encoding amino acid ABC transporter ATP-binding protein: MSEYAVELRSVRKSFGTHQVLGGIDLTVRPGEVTVILGPSGSGKSTLLRTINHLEKVDAGTVRVGGELVGYRRRGNKLHELPEREILRQRARIGFVFQNFNLFPHLTVRDNVALAPIGALRRPRAQARAEALEWLDRVGLADKADEYPRRLSGGQQQRVAIARALALRPEVVLFDEPTSALDPQLVGEVLDVIRELARGGSTLVIVTHELGFAREVADTVVLLEAGQIVEQGPPCQVFDAPAHSRTKAFLAHAL; the protein is encoded by the coding sequence ATGAGCGAGTACGCGGTCGAATTGCGCAGTGTAAGAAAGTCTTTCGGCACCCATCAGGTGCTGGGCGGGATCGATCTGACGGTGCGGCCCGGCGAGGTCACCGTGATTCTCGGCCCGTCCGGATCGGGCAAGTCCACGCTGTTGCGCACCATCAATCATCTGGAGAAGGTGGATGCCGGAACCGTCCGGGTCGGCGGTGAGCTGGTCGGTTACCGGCGGCGCGGCAATAAGCTGCACGAGCTGCCCGAGCGCGAGATTCTGCGCCAGCGGGCGCGTATCGGATTCGTCTTCCAGAACTTCAATCTGTTTCCGCACCTGACGGTTCGGGACAATGTGGCGCTCGCGCCCATCGGTGCGCTGCGGCGGCCGCGGGCCCAGGCTCGGGCCGAGGCGCTGGAGTGGCTGGACCGGGTCGGCCTGGCGGACAAGGCCGATGAGTATCCGCGCCGGCTCTCCGGCGGTCAGCAGCAGCGGGTCGCGATCGCCCGCGCCCTGGCGCTGCGCCCCGAGGTGGTGCTGTTCGACGAGCCCACCTCCGCATTGGATCCGCAGCTGGTCGGCGAGGTTCTCGATGTCATCCGGGAGCTGGCGCGCGGCGGTTCCACCCTGGTGATCGTCACCCATGAGCTCGGTTTCGCCCGCGAGGTCGCCGACACCGTGGTGCTGCTGGAGGCCGGGCAGATCGTCGAACAGGGACCGCCCTGTCAGGTTTTCGACGCCCCGGCGCATTCGCGCACCAAAGCCTTTCTCGCGCACGCGCTCTGA
- a CDS encoding ABC transporter permease — MRRYVIGRVLQAVGVLWAAFTLSFAVLYLLPGDPAEMAANAATGTPVDAHAIAEMRARYGLDQPLWQQYWTALTHAVRGDLGHSINSGQTVTGALAQALPTTLELAVLALVLAVLGGAALALAAAYTRRSWLRNLLTALPPIGASMPQFWVGLLLLQLFSFRLKLVPAFGGTGFSGTILPAITLALPVGAVIAQVLYASLSATWRQPFVEVAFAKGASRWWVQLRHVLRPATAPALTVAGLWVGTILAGSVVTETVFSRPGIGRLTQESVLYQDIPVVQGIVVFASLVFVTVNLLIDLAYPLLDPRVAQRGSRKEHSHA; from the coding sequence ATGCGCCGGTATGTGATCGGACGGGTACTGCAGGCGGTGGGCGTGCTGTGGGCGGCGTTCACGCTGTCCTTCGCGGTGCTCTACCTGCTGCCCGGCGATCCGGCGGAGATGGCGGCGAACGCCGCCACCGGTACGCCGGTGGATGCGCATGCGATTGCCGAGATGCGGGCCCGCTACGGCCTGGATCAACCACTGTGGCAGCAGTATTGGACGGCGCTCACCCATGCGGTGCGCGGCGATCTGGGGCATTCGATCAATTCCGGTCAGACCGTCACCGGCGCGCTCGCCCAGGCCCTGCCCACCACCTTGGAACTGGCGGTGCTGGCGCTCGTGCTGGCGGTGCTCGGCGGCGCGGCACTCGCGCTGGCGGCGGCGTACACCCGGCGCTCCTGGCTGCGCAATCTGCTCACCGCACTGCCGCCGATCGGGGCGTCGATGCCCCAGTTCTGGGTGGGATTGCTGCTGCTGCAACTGTTCTCGTTCCGCCTGAAGCTGGTGCCCGCCTTCGGCGGTACCGGTTTCAGCGGAACCATCCTGCCCGCCATCACCCTCGCGCTGCCGGTCGGCGCGGTCATCGCCCAGGTGCTGTACGCCAGCCTCAGCGCCACCTGGCGGCAGCCGTTCGTGGAGGTGGCCTTCGCCAAGGGCGCGTCGCGGTGGTGGGTGCAGCTGCGCCATGTGCTGCGCCCGGCGACTGCGCCCGCGCTGACCGTGGCGGGCCTGTGGGTCGGCACCATCCTCGCGGGTTCGGTGGTCACCGAGACCGTGTTCTCGCGCCCCGGCATCGGCCGCCTCACCCAGGAATCGGTGCTGTACCAGGACATTCCGGTGGTGCAGGGCATTGTCGTGTTCGCCTCGCTGGTCTTCGTCACGGTCAACCTGCTCATCGATCTCGCGTATCCACTACTCGATCCCCGCGTGGCCCAGCGCGGCTCGAGGAAGGAGCACTCCCATGCCTGA
- a CDS encoding ABC transporter substrate-binding protein, producing MSLSSRRRRISTALAVAILGLFVGGCGSGDGGSDSVRTVNGQVYDLSPEQATRVHADKVDAIAALVPQAIRDRGTLIVTGAATSAPPLRFHATDDRTIVGSEVDFATLFADILGLKVDLRAADWTQNFVKVDSGEVDAFISNVTVTEERKEKYDFATYRLDNLALEVPNGANWTYTDRKSLAGKKIGVQSGTNQEQVLVSWNEANIAAGLPKIDITYYQQSTDYYLALASGRLDGLLGPNPAAQYHSATAGQTKVVATFSGAGDALQAEIGVLTRKDNGLVGAFQKAVQYAIDHGTYQKVIDRWGLKSEVVQQSRINPPGLPKPKP from the coding sequence ATGTCTCTGTCCAGCCGTCGCAGACGGATCAGCACCGCTCTCGCCGTCGCCATCCTCGGTCTCTTCGTCGGCGGCTGCGGCAGCGGCGACGGCGGTTCCGACAGCGTGCGCACGGTGAACGGGCAGGTCTACGACCTGTCGCCGGAGCAGGCCACCCGGGTGCACGCCGACAAGGTGGATGCCATTGCCGCACTGGTACCGCAGGCCATTCGCGACCGCGGCACGCTGATCGTGACCGGCGCCGCCACCTCCGCCCCGCCGCTGCGCTTCCACGCCACCGACGATCGCACCATCGTCGGCTCCGAGGTCGACTTCGCGACACTGTTCGCCGACATTCTCGGGCTGAAAGTCGATCTGCGCGCGGCGGATTGGACGCAGAACTTCGTGAAGGTCGACTCCGGTGAGGTGGACGCCTTCATCTCCAATGTCACCGTCACCGAGGAGCGCAAGGAGAAGTACGACTTCGCCACCTACCGCCTCGACAATCTCGCGCTGGAGGTGCCCAACGGCGCGAACTGGACCTACACCGATCGGAAGTCGCTGGCGGGCAAGAAGATCGGCGTGCAGTCCGGCACCAATCAGGAGCAGGTGCTGGTGTCCTGGAACGAGGCGAATATCGCCGCGGGCCTGCCCAAGATCGATATCACCTACTACCAGCAGTCCACCGACTACTACCTGGCGCTCGCCTCCGGCCGCCTGGACGGCCTGCTCGGCCCCAATCCGGCAGCGCAGTACCACTCCGCCACCGCCGGCCAGACCAAGGTGGTCGCCACCTTCTCCGGCGCGGGCGACGCCCTGCAGGCCGAGATCGGTGTGCTCACCCGTAAGGACAACGGCCTGGTGGGCGCGTTCCAGAAGGCCGTGCAGTACGCCATCGACCACGGCACGTACCAGAAGGTCATCGACCGCTGGGGCCTGAAGAGCGAAGTGGTCCAGCAGTCCCGCATCAATCCCCCCGGCCTGCCGAAGCCGAAGCCATGA
- a CDS encoding ABC transporter substrate-binding protein: MMRPLALAGAVAATLSLAACGGSDSSAGGAPSGPPQAGGTLRYGLSLAPTCSDPAQSATNQTIYVDRQVVDSLVDQDPATGQIKPWLADTWFVSADAKSFSFHLKDGITFSDGTPLTADSVRKNFDSIVALGGAKAPLGASYLAGYAGSTVVDPQTVRVNFDTPNAQFLQATSTPQLGIQSDATVAKSADDRCLGANIGSGPFTYADWKQNASATLAKRTGYTWGSAVFANTGEAYLDKIVFTVVPEAGVRTGSLASGQLDAISDALPQDVSQIEGGGGRVQFTVNPGVSFGLQANVTRGALRDPAVRAALLTAINRKELVDTVLGPQFKPATSVLASTTPGYVDLSARVKFDQDAAKRVLDQAGWVPGADGIRVKDGQRLTAGVLFAPVFAGNQAILELTQQQLRAIGFDLRLEPASVAESTVRQNNKDFDFDYYNSTRADGDILRTTFAFDQRNLNARPDADKLDALLSQQLSTTDPAARARTIGDAQSAVLDDGLWIPTIELSQAIGVGKGVADVKFEASARLQFHDTWLKR, translated from the coding sequence ATGATGCGCCCGCTAGCCCTGGCCGGCGCTGTAGCCGCCACCCTCAGCCTCGCGGCGTGTGGGGGATCGGACAGCAGTGCGGGCGGTGCGCCCTCGGGCCCGCCGCAGGCCGGCGGCACCCTGCGCTACGGCCTGTCGCTGGCCCCGACCTGCTCCGATCCGGCGCAGTCGGCCACCAACCAGACCATCTATGTGGACCGGCAGGTGGTGGATTCGCTGGTCGATCAGGATCCGGCCACCGGTCAGATCAAGCCGTGGCTGGCCGATACCTGGTTCGTCAGCGCGGACGCCAAATCCTTCAGCTTCCATCTGAAGGACGGCATCACCTTCAGTGACGGCACGCCGCTCACGGCGGATTCGGTGCGCAAGAACTTCGATTCCATTGTCGCCCTGGGTGGTGCGAAGGCCCCGCTGGGCGCCAGCTACCTCGCCGGGTACGCGGGCAGCACGGTGGTGGATCCGCAAACGGTCCGGGTGAACTTCGATACGCCGAATGCGCAGTTCCTGCAGGCGACGTCGACCCCGCAGCTGGGCATCCAGTCCGATGCCACGGTGGCGAAGTCGGCGGACGATCGCTGCCTCGGCGCCAATATCGGTTCCGGCCCGTTCACCTACGCCGATTGGAAGCAGAACGCCTCGGCCACGCTCGCCAAGCGCACCGGATACACCTGGGGTTCAGCGGTTTTCGCGAACACGGGCGAGGCTTACCTGGACAAGATCGTCTTCACCGTCGTCCCGGAAGCCGGGGTGCGCACCGGAAGTCTCGCCTCCGGACAGCTCGACGCCATCAGTGACGCACTGCCGCAGGATGTTTCGCAGATCGAAGGCGGCGGCGGCCGAGTGCAGTTCACCGTCAACCCGGGCGTCTCGTTCGGCTTGCAGGCCAATGTGACGCGCGGCGCGCTGCGTGATCCGGCGGTGCGGGCGGCACTGCTGACCGCCATCAACCGCAAGGAGCTGGTGGACACCGTCCTCGGCCCGCAGTTCAAGCCGGCGACCAGCGTGCTGGCCTCCACGACTCCCGGTTACGTGGATCTTTCGGCCCGGGTGAAGTTCGATCAGGATGCCGCCAAGCGGGTCCTGGATCAGGCCGGCTGGGTACCGGGCGCGGACGGCATTCGGGTCAAGGACGGCCAGCGGCTGACCGCGGGCGTGCTTTTCGCCCCGGTATTCGCGGGTAACCAGGCCATTCTGGAGCTGACCCAGCAGCAGTTGCGCGCCATCGGCTTCGACCTGCGACTGGAACCGGCCTCGGTGGCCGAGTCGACGGTCCGGCAGAACAATAAGGACTTCGACTTCGACTACTACAACTCGACCCGCGCCGACGGCGATATCCTGCGCACCACCTTCGCCTTCGATCAGCGCAATCTGAACGCCCGCCCGGATGCCGACAAGCTGGATGCGCTGCTGAGCCAGCAGCTTTCGACCACCGATCCGGCCGCGCGCGCCCGGACCATCGGTGATGCGCAGAGTGCGGTGCTGGACGACGGCCTGTGGATTCCCACCATCGAGCTGTCGCAGGCCATCGGTGTCGGCAAGGGTGTGGCCGATGTGAAGTTCGAGGCGTCCGCGCGGCTGCAGTTCCACGACACCTGGCTGAAGCGGTAA
- a CDS encoding ABC transporter permease, whose product MSEAVAVRESPTVPSVPVRQVWDWVRGNYGLLIAGAVLLVVLGWVVLPGVFAGGDPLHGVPAQKLRGPSAQHWFGTDNLGRDVYTRVVHGAGLSISATLFAVALGLVVGSLLGLVAGASGGVVDSAIMRGADVLLSIPDLLVSLALITVLGMGTRNVAIAVGVSLIARFARVMRGEVLRVRRAPYVEAAFASGVRWHTVLLRHILRNAYGPVAALAVIDFGMAVLFVASLSFLGYGAVPPTPEWGSMVSEGRNFLAIAWWLTTLPGLVIIALVLATQRFARALQKDTLR is encoded by the coding sequence ATGTCTGAGGCCGTCGCGGTGCGCGAAAGTCCCACGGTGCCTTCCGTTCCGGTGCGGCAGGTGTGGGACTGGGTGCGCGGCAATTACGGATTGCTCATCGCGGGTGCGGTACTGCTGGTGGTGCTCGGCTGGGTCGTGCTGCCCGGGGTGTTCGCCGGCGGTGACCCGCTGCACGGCGTGCCGGCGCAGAAGCTGCGCGGGCCGAGCGCGCAACACTGGTTCGGCACCGACAATCTGGGTCGCGATGTGTACACGCGGGTGGTGCACGGCGCGGGCCTGTCGATCAGCGCCACACTCTTCGCGGTGGCGCTGGGCCTGGTGGTGGGTTCGCTGCTCGGTCTGGTGGCCGGCGCCTCCGGCGGTGTGGTCGACAGCGCGATCATGCGGGGCGCCGATGTCCTGCTGTCGATTCCGGATCTGCTGGTATCGCTGGCCCTGATCACCGTGCTCGGCATGGGCACCCGCAATGTGGCCATCGCCGTGGGTGTTTCGCTCATCGCCCGCTTCGCCCGCGTCATGCGCGGCGAGGTGTTGCGGGTGCGGCGCGCCCCATATGTGGAGGCCGCCTTCGCCTCGGGCGTGCGCTGGCACACGGTGCTGCTGCGGCACATACTGCGCAATGCGTACGGCCCGGTGGCCGCGCTCGCCGTCATCGATTTCGGCATGGCTGTCCTGTTCGTCGCCTCGCTGAGCTTCCTGGGTTACGGCGCGGTGCCGCCCACACCCGAGTGGGGCTCGATGGTGTCGGAGGGCCGGAACTTCCTGGCCATCGCCTGGTGGCTCACCACGCTTCCGGGCCTGGTGATCATCGCCCTGGTCCTGGCCACCCAGCGTTTCGCGCGCGCTCTGCAGAAGGACACCCTCCGATGA
- a CDS encoding DUF1684 domain-containing protein — protein sequence MTATVTEFEQQWATWRSEREAWARQPLGWLSLTGLHWLGETEETIEGLPGRWRADRENVYVTAESAVSDTAELATLRLGGAVLLGTTVLTPGEGAPGLEVRTGARLIEVIRRSGKFALRVHDPAAPTLAAFTEIPAYRPDPRWVVTGRFEPFEVARVVTTGAVVPGLEHHHVATGTVTFELAGSEHKLVVFGNQTLGLHLLITDGTSGVTTYGGARRVDLSRPAPDGTLIIDFNRTLNLPCAFTDFATCPIAPAENRLRVDIEAGEQDPRREQLS from the coding sequence ATGACCGCGACCGTCACCGAATTCGAACAGCAGTGGGCCACTTGGCGTTCCGAACGCGAAGCCTGGGCGCGGCAGCCACTGGGCTGGCTGAGCCTGACCGGCCTGCACTGGCTCGGCGAGACCGAGGAGACCATCGAGGGATTGCCTGGCCGCTGGCGCGCCGACCGGGAGAACGTCTATGTGACAGCGGAATCCGCGGTATCCGACACCGCCGAACTCGCCACCCTGCGGCTGGGCGGCGCGGTGCTGCTGGGGACGACCGTGCTCACCCCCGGAGAAGGCGCACCCGGCCTGGAGGTGCGCACCGGCGCCCGGCTCATCGAGGTCATCCGCCGCAGCGGCAAATTCGCGCTGCGCGTGCATGATCCGGCCGCGCCCACCCTGGCCGCCTTCACCGAGATCCCGGCCTACCGGCCCGATCCGCGCTGGGTGGTGACCGGCCGTTTCGAACCGTTCGAGGTGGCGCGCGTGGTCACCACCGGGGCCGTGGTGCCCGGCCTCGAGCACCACCATGTGGCCACCGGCACAGTCACTTTCGAACTGGCGGGCAGCGAGCACAAGCTCGTCGTGTTCGGCAATCAGACCCTCGGCCTGCACCTGCTCATCACCGACGGCACCAGCGGCGTCACCACCTACGGCGGCGCGCGCCGGGTGGACCTCTCGCGCCCCGCGCCCGACGGCACCCTGATCATCGACTTCAACCGAACCCTCAATCTGCCCTGCGCCTTCACCGATTTCGCCACCTGCCCGATCGCACCGGCCGAGAACCGGTTGCGGGTGGATATCGAAGCGGGCGAGCAGGATCCGCGACGGGAGCAGCTGTCATGA
- a CDS encoding ABC transporter ATP-binding protein — MSESLLSIADLRVEYQGSTGTTAAVRGVSLQVDAGETLALVGESGSGKSTLAHAVIGLLNGGVITGGEITFAGERIERATQRTLQRIRGARIGLVPQDPGTSLNPVLRIGDQVGEVLRIHGRADRRTAHLEAVRILEEAGLDRPELRARQYPQDLSGGQRQRVLIGIALACTPELVIADEPTSALDVTVQRRILDHLAARTRESGTAVLLITHDLGVAAERADRIAVMQQGRIVEIGPTAQVLGDPQHEYTQRLIAAAPSLDTALPVRRDLGSAPPLLSATGLRKVFHIARGESVTAVDNISLAVARGETLSVVGESGSGKSTTARIVARLTEPDAGTVTFDGQDISGLRGARLREFRRRIQVVYQNPYVSLNPKLTVAKIVGEPLQAFGIGDRATRRKHVAELLDQVALPSDYLDRRPAELSGGQRQRVAIARALALRPELLVLDEPVSALDVSVQAQILELLERLQAELNLAYLFISHDLAVVRRLADRVAVMRRGVIVETAAAVDLFAHPQHEYTRELLAAVPGVVPAPLERTA, encoded by the coding sequence ATGAGCGAATCACTGCTGAGCATTGCCGACCTGCGGGTGGAGTACCAGGGCAGCACCGGCACCACGGCGGCGGTCCGAGGTGTCTCATTGCAGGTCGACGCCGGGGAAACCCTGGCCCTGGTCGGCGAATCCGGTTCCGGGAAGTCCACTCTCGCGCATGCGGTGATCGGGCTGCTCAACGGTGGCGTGATCACCGGCGGTGAGATCACCTTCGCCGGGGAGCGCATCGAACGGGCCACCCAGCGCACGCTGCAGCGCATTCGCGGTGCCCGCATCGGCCTGGTGCCGCAGGACCCTGGAACATCGCTGAATCCGGTGCTGCGCATCGGCGATCAGGTCGGTGAGGTCCTGCGCATCCACGGCCGGGCCGATCGGCGCACCGCGCACCTCGAGGCCGTGCGGATTCTGGAGGAGGCCGGGCTGGACCGCCCGGAACTGCGTGCGCGGCAGTATCCCCAGGATCTCTCCGGTGGACAGCGCCAGCGCGTGCTCATCGGCATCGCCCTGGCCTGCACGCCCGAACTGGTCATCGCGGACGAGCCGACCAGCGCCCTCGATGTCACCGTGCAGCGCCGGATTCTCGACCATCTGGCCGCTCGTACCAGAGAATCCGGCACCGCGGTCCTGTTGATCACCCACGATCTCGGCGTCGCGGCCGAACGCGCCGATCGCATCGCCGTCATGCAGCAGGGCCGCATTGTCGAAATCGGTCCTACCGCACAGGTTCTCGGTGATCCACAGCACGAGTACACGCAGCGCCTCATCGCCGCCGCGCCCAGCCTCGATACCGCGCTTCCGGTGCGCCGGGACCTCGGCTCCGCGCCGCCGCTGCTGTCCGCGACCGGACTGCGCAAGGTTTTCCACATTGCACGGGGAGAATCCGTCACAGCTGTGGATAACATTTCACTGGCGGTCGCACGCGGTGAAACCCTCTCGGTCGTAGGCGAATCCGGATCCGGGAAGTCGACCACCGCGCGTATTGTCGCCCGGCTCACCGAACCCGATGCGGGGACCGTCACCTTCGACGGTCAGGACATCAGCGGACTGCGCGGTGCGCGGCTGCGTGAGTTCCGCCGCCGCATCCAGGTGGTCTACCAGAACCCGTACGTCTCGCTGAACCCGAAGCTGACCGTCGCCAAGATCGTCGGGGAACCGCTGCAGGCCTTCGGAATCGGCGACCGCGCGACCCGCCGGAAGCACGTCGCCGAACTGCTCGATCAGGTGGCACTGCCCAGCGACTACCTCGATCGCCGTCCCGCCGAACTGTCCGGGGGCCAGCGGCAGCGGGTGGCCATCGCCCGGGCGCTGGCGCTGCGCCCGGAGCTCCTCGTACTCGACGAACCCGTTTCCGCACTGGATGTTTCGGTGCAGGCGCAGATTCTCGAACTGCTCGAGCGGCTGCAGGCCGAGCTGAATCTCGCCTACCTCTTCATCTCCCACGATCTGGCCGTGGTCCGGCGACTCGCGGATCGGGTCGCCGTCATGCGCCGGGGCGTGATCGTCGAAACCGCCGCCGCCGTCGACCTTTTCGCGCATCCGCAGCACGAATACACGCGTGAACTGCTCGCCGCCGTGCCCGGCGTGGTTCCCGCTCCTCTGGAAAGGACAGCGTGA
- a CDS encoding NtaA/DmoA family FMN-dependent monooxygenase (This protein belongs to a clade of FMN-dependent monooxygenases, within a broader family of flavin-dependent oxidoreductases, the luciferase-like monooxygenase (LMM) family, some of whose members use coenzyme F420 rather than FMN.) translates to MPEHSIRKQIHLAAHFPGVNHNTVWSDPGSGSQIDFDSFVHLARTAERGRFDFFFLAEGLRLREHRGRIHDLDVVGRPDTFTVLDALAAVTTHLGLAGTINTTYNEPFELAKQFASLDHLSGGRAAWNAVTSSDAFTGENFRRGGYLEHAKRYTRADEVVNATRALWDSWPADALVVDRERGVFAQPVPTVRFDSDQFDIDGEFVLPRSPQGYPVQIQAGDSDEGREFAAAKADVVFSAHGELEDGQRFYLDVKDRLAKYGRARDDLKILPAAGFVLGDTPEEAVANARRIRRQQVSGPTAIAFLEQVWGRDLSAYDPDGPLPDIDPVDNPDITRGRVRHAKDPRAVADAWRAKAQAEQLSIRDLIIETTARQQFIGTSREVAAAIDHHVQSDAADGFVLVPHLTPTGLDEFVDKVIPELQELGSFRTEYTGSTLRDHLGLRHPHHRTEGVRAS, encoded by the coding sequence ATGCCGGAACATTCGATACGCAAGCAGATTCACCTCGCCGCGCACTTCCCGGGCGTCAATCACAACACCGTCTGGTCCGATCCCGGCTCGGGCAGTCAGATCGACTTCGACTCCTTCGTGCACCTGGCGCGCACCGCCGAGCGCGGGCGCTTCGACTTCTTCTTCCTGGCCGAGGGCCTGCGGCTGCGCGAGCACCGGGGCCGCATCCACGATCTGGATGTGGTGGGCCGCCCGGACACCTTCACGGTGCTGGACGCGCTCGCCGCCGTCACCACGCATCTCGGGCTGGCCGGCACCATCAACACCACCTACAACGAACCCTTCGAGCTGGCAAAGCAATTCGCGTCCCTGGATCATCTCTCCGGTGGCCGTGCGGCATGGAATGCGGTCACCTCGTCGGATGCCTTCACCGGCGAGAACTTCCGGCGCGGCGGCTATCTGGAGCACGCCAAGCGGTACACCCGCGCCGATGAGGTGGTCAATGCCACCCGCGCGCTCTGGGACAGCTGGCCCGCCGACGCACTGGTCGTCGACCGCGAGCGCGGGGTGTTCGCGCAACCAGTGCCGACCGTGCGCTTCGACAGCGACCAGTTCGATATCGACGGCGAATTCGTGCTGCCCCGCAGTCCGCAGGGCTATCCGGTGCAGATCCAGGCCGGCGATTCCGATGAGGGCCGCGAATTCGCCGCCGCCAAGGCCGACGTCGTCTTCAGCGCGCACGGTGAACTCGAGGACGGACAGCGCTTCTACCTCGACGTCAAGGACCGGCTCGCCAAGTACGGCCGCGCCCGTGACGATCTGAAGATCCTGCCCGCGGCGGGATTCGTGCTCGGCGACACCCCGGAGGAAGCGGTGGCCAATGCCCGCCGCATTCGCCGCCAGCAGGTCAGCGGGCCGACGGCCATCGCCTTCCTGGAGCAGGTGTGGGGTCGCGATCTGTCCGCGTACGACCCGGACGGCCCGCTGCCCGATATCGATCCGGTCGACAATCCGGATATCACCCGCGGCCGGGTGCGCCATGCCAAGGACCCGCGTGCGGTCGCCGACGCCTGGCGGGCCAAGGCGCAGGCGGAACAGCTCAGCATTCGCGATCTGATCATCGAAACCACTGCGCGCCAGCAGTTCATCGGCACGTCCCGCGAGGTGGCGGCCGCCATCGACCACCACGTCCAGAGCGATGCCGCCGACGGCTTCGTGCTGGTCCCGCATCTCACACCCACCGGACTCGACGAATTCGTCGACAAGGTGATTCCGGAACTTCAGGAGCTCGGCAGCTTCCGCACCGAGTACACCGGTTCGACCCTGCGCGACCACCTCGGTCTGCGCCATCCGCACCACCGCACCGAAGGAGTACGTGCATCATGA
- a CDS encoding LLM class flavin-dependent oxidoreductase, with protein sequence MPYSPPLLLGLELSGTGAHPASWRRADSRAEELFTGAYWVDALRAAENAGIDLAFLPDSFTLQAPGAAVGRLDAVAIAARAAAVTRRIGLVPQASVTHTEPFHLSKAIASLDFASHGRAGWEVGVSGAGEAKLFGRKPEQGAHSRWFEADEAVEVVSRLWDSWADDAEIRDVATGRFIDRDRLHYIDFTGDNFAVKGPSITPRPPQGQPLVTIRADDPHSARVAVHRADLIRIAARDLETAAATRSELRSAVAAAGRDPNQVRVLLDIDIHLAPTADDAAIDVAQLEDWTPTGVPRTVFHIGTSAELRELLSEVETECAADGVVLRPLALTAALPYLAAVAPTLRARLGLPRPANRYASA encoded by the coding sequence ATGCCGTACTCCCCACCGCTGCTGCTGGGCCTGGAACTGTCCGGTACCGGCGCGCATCCCGCCTCCTGGCGCCGCGCCGATTCGCGTGCCGAGGAGCTGTTCACCGGTGCGTACTGGGTCGATGCCCTGCGGGCCGCCGAGAACGCCGGTATCGATCTCGCCTTCCTGCCCGACTCGTTCACCCTGCAGGCCCCCGGCGCCGCGGTCGGCCGCCTGGATGCCGTGGCCATCGCCGCCCGTGCCGCGGCGGTCACCCGCCGCATCGGGCTGGTGCCGCAGGCCTCGGTCACCCATACCGAGCCCTTCCACCTGTCCAAGGCCATTGCCAGCCTCGATTTCGCCAGCCACGGCCGCGCCGGCTGGGAGGTCGGCGTCTCCGGGGCGGGTGAGGCGAAACTGTTCGGCCGCAAGCCGGAACAGGGCGCGCACTCGCGCTGGTTCGAGGCGGACGAGGCCGTGGAGGTGGTGTCGCGACTGTGGGACAGCTGGGCCGACGATGCCGAGATCCGGGATGTCGCCACCGGCCGCTTCATCGACCGCGACCGGCTGCACTACATCGATTTCACCGGTGACAATTTCGCGGTGAAGGGCCCCTCCATCACTCCGCGCCCGCCGCAGGGGCAGCCGCTGGTCACCATTCGCGCCGACGATCCGCACAGTGCCCGGGTGGCCGTGCACCGTGCCGATCTCATTCGTATCGCCGCCCGTGATCTGGAGACCGCCGCGGCCACCCGTTCGGAGCTGCGGTCTGCCGTGGCCGCCGCCGGCCGGGACCCGAATCAGGTTCGGGTGCTGCTGGATATCGATATCCACCTGGCGCCGACCGCGGACGATGCCGCGATCGATGTGGCCCAGCTGGAGGATTGGACGCCCACCGGAGTTCCTCGCACGGTCTTCCACATCGGCACATCCGCCGAACTGCGCGAACTGCTGTCCGAGGTCGAAACCGAGTGTGCCGCGGACGGAGTGGTGCTGCGGCCGCTGGCGCTCACCGCCGCGCTGCCGTACCTCGCCGCCGTCGCGCCGACCCTGCGTGCGCGGCTCGGCCTCCCGCGCCCCGCCAACCGCTACGCCAGCGCCTGA